The sequence ctttaggaggaatttccagctaaatttctgaaggcctaaaagatttcctgaaaaaagcctgaatgatttcctggatgagctactggtggaactttccgaggaattcccggataaacacccggatgaattgcctgtggaactcccgaagaaattctcgaaagaacttccgaaggaatttctgaaaaactcccgggagaattttgaaaggaacccccggaggaactgccagtgaaactatcagaagaattctcggaaaaaatcttggataatTTCTGGATTCTTGGACCATCATCGTCAGCAGAGGACCTCGAGAATTCATTgagagctcccagagaaattctgggggaatttctatataaattccttaagaagcctaaatgaattccagaaagaaagcttgaatgaattcccggaaaaaaatctggataaattcccggaagaactttcagaggaacccccgtgggatctgccgatagaactaacAAGAAATTATCAGGAATGTTTACTTGccattctacggaatttccacagaatattcttaggaattccgtGGTGCAACTTTTCAgaaaattttatgagaaatagtacgaaagaattatctgaatAATTCCCTACAGAatcgatttagaaaatggccatacCGTGGGTTCCTGGATTGTGACCAATGtagccggattgaatccgagtgggcaaggaactctaaaaatatcattcctatcattgctttgtgaaaccATGAAGCTTGACTGCCGTTTTACGCATacttgtcccatgttacctttgatgaaaaatctcaaactcgagtcaatttttcccactgaaaaaaataagtttttgtcTGATGATGATAGAGACTGAAAACCGGTTAAATAAATAGTGATTCGGTTTATGTCCTGGAAAAGTGTTGCCTACGCTTATAATATCtcaaaaatatttggtaaattTTAAGATCCAGTCGATTCTGAAATCAGTGGGACAATTTGACttgagttttttcatcaaaggtaacatgggacaattatgcgtagaacgacagttgaggtgtcgcacgacctgttttgaatcgatttagaaaatggccattccgtaggtcctcgggttatgaccgatgtggccagattgcattcgagtgggccaggaaccctaaaaatatcattcccatcattgctttgtgaaatcataaagtttgaggtgtcgcacgacctgttttgacttaaatttacaaatggccacttattccggggacaactgaccccaacggaatacggaataattctggaaccgtaccgAGGATAGTATAAATGGAAAATTgagatccatccggatggaatgcaacttgttgcgaaagaatcggtcaagaaatgcggtttttacagcagtttagaattttgaaagcccttaaaataGACGTCgtggacggaaaggttaaatcTCGAGCTATGCAAAAATTTGTGGTTCATTTGCATgaaagcccccccccccctcataaagcggggaggggtcttgaACCATTATAGAAACATTTCTTCACTTCAAAAACCCCCACCACCCAAACTTGATTCTATTTGCTTGATTAGCTCtagagttatgcagaaatttgtgttccatttctagaggcccggccccaaaaacccttGCATACAAATGTTCACGTCGATCggctcagtagtttccgagtctataagggtcagacagacagaaatgcatttttatgtatatagaagatcaGATACCATCTAAAAGTTTGTCAAAACATTGTAACGTCACGCggcaatttgtctaatttaaaACTGTAAACATGACTGAAACATCCACATCATCCAAATCCACATTCTTTTACGACTTTTTTTACTTTTAAAGTTTTTATATAAGTCGCTACGGTCACCAAACGGcgtattttattattatctAAAACTATCTAGAACAcgcaaaaaatgtagaaatgaaaaaaaaaatatggtaaataaacatttttaagGGGTTAAAACGAGACAAATCTTCAAAAGTAATGAATTTAAGCTCTTGGCGACTTCGATACAAATCTTGTATGTTGTGcaatttagagaaaaaaaagttcatttcaCTGTTGGGGGGATTGATCATTGAGCTGCATACCTTGAGGTAAGTGCATTCACTAACCGATAAAATGTCTGCCAAACCACATAGTAAAGGTAAAATTAATTGAACGAactaaaaaaacgattttaaagtaaaaaacataaaaaaaataatcaaaatgttcTATTCGCCAGTCTACACACAAGCAGACTCTAGTCTATGATCGTAGTCTGTGGCAGCATTTTGCATTTTTCGTTTGTCAGTTTTAGGACGCAACaggacgtcgtcgtcgtcggagcAGAGTGATCTCCGGAAGTCGCGTTCATCAGCCCACTTGTTGGAGCATTGTTTTGGACAACATGGCCCAGATGAGACTGTTCAAAATCGTCGGCTATGTGTACGCGATCCTTAATATTATTGTGGCCATCAGTGTCGCGATTCGTTGTCTGGGATCGTTTGGAAGTGGTGAGTAGATCGACATCAGACGTTGGTTTTTCATTCGTTTGCAGTGCACAGTGGTGGCAAGTGTAAATAAAGTACATAGTTGTGTAATTGTTATCTTTAATGCGAACAAAAACATTAACGATTGAATTTGTTCATCGTCAATTAGGCTAAACACAAATTTCGAATAATGAAGTATATTGATCTGCAAGTCTGAATTGAGTTTTCCTATTCTGAACCAGTgtgcaaatgaaattttccttttttctgtGTGTCTTACACTCGTGTGCATTTGATTCGCAGAATATGAAAATAACACGGTGCTGGCGCTGAAGtcgattttcgctttgttttgCTCTGCTTTCGCAATCATGTTGGTGATTGGCATCAAAAAGGTAACCGTCTAGCATTTATTCATTCTATAGTTTGCGAAATGTGAGTCAGTTTGTTTTTCTTGCTATTCCTTTTCTTCCCTGTGTTTTAGGAAAAACTTGAATACATCATCGTTTACAGGATTTTCGTGCTTTTCCGTAGCACGTGTGGCATGGTTTACATGATCATCTACCAGCTGATCGTGATTGTGGATAATGCTAACTCTGCGAGTACGTTTGCTGTGGTGTTGAGCGTTCTGACGCTGATCCTGGCCATGGCATTGTTTATAGGTTAGTCAAACTGTTGCGTTCCGAGACGATTAAATAGGATGaaatttctcttttttttaGGACTCGTTACCGTTGAGCTGTGGGTTCTGACTGGTATCAAAAACTTTGTTGAACTGCCTGAGACGATTGTGAAAATTCCTGCTGTGACTCCAGTTTGaatattataataattattgcATTATTCTCAGTGGAATCCCATTATCACAATAAACA comes from Armigeres subalbatus isolate Guangzhou_Male chromosome 2, GZ_Asu_2, whole genome shotgun sequence and encodes:
- the LOC134214986 gene encoding uncharacterized protein LOC134214986, producing MAQMRLFKIVGYVYAILNIIVAISVAIRCLGSFGSEYENNTVLALKSIFALFCSAFAIMLVIGIKKEKLEYIIVYRIFVLFRSTCGMVYMIIYQLIVIVDNANSASTFAVVLSVLTLILAMALFIGLVTVELWVLTGIKNFVELPETIVKIPAVTPV